CGGGCTGCTGCACCGGCAGCGGACGCAAAAGCGCCTTGTCGACGACGCTGAAAATGGCGGTGGTGGCGCCCAGTCCCAGCGCCAGAAGGGCGATCGCCACCAGCGAAAATCCGGGACGTTTGCCGAGGGCGCGCAGGGCATGGCGCAGGTCTAGCAACAAGCGGTTCATCGATCCTCCTCTTCCGCGCTGCGGACGTCCGCCGCGGGCTCCCCTGGCGAGGGATTTTCGGAGGCGAGCACCCCAATATCGAAAGGAAATCGAAAGCGCCTCGCGGCGGTAGGCCATGCGCGATCTCAGACCTCCCAGCAGGAGCTCTTCGCGCAAGTCTCCCACCACGCTTTCGCGCAGCGTCCCCGCCGGAAGGGACCAGCGCAGCAGACGCTCCGTCCACATCGGAGGCGATTTCCGGCGCGACTCCCGCCGCTTCCAACGGCCCACGGCGCTTTTGAAGACTTCAAACATCGTTCCCTTTCGGCGACACGGAGCGGTCAGGGATGATCAAGAGCGGCTCAGTTCCTCTTCCAGGCCGTCCCAAAGCGTCAGCAGGGCGGCCCGCGACTCCTTCAGGGCCGCGACGCCCTCGGGCGTCACCTGGAAGCAGCGCCGCGCATGCCCTCCCCGCTCGGCAGTGGGAGCGTCCACCTGATAGCGCAACAGGCTCTTCTCTTGAAGGCGGTCCAAAGTCCGGTAAAGGGCCCCGCGCGAGACCGACCGCTCCACCCGCTCTTCCAGCAGT
This window of the Acidobacteriota bacterium genome carries:
- a CDS encoding helix-turn-helix transcriptional regulator, whose amino-acid sequence is MSTFIGEFEQMVLLAIMQLREEAYAITVRELLEERVERSVSRGALYRTLDRLQEKSLLRYQVDAPTAERGGHARRCFQVTPEGVAALKESRAALLTLWDGLEEELSRS